A genomic window from Variovorax paradoxus includes:
- a CDS encoding LysR substrate-binding domain-containing protein: MALQHIPPIQCLLTFEAVARLRHAGRAADELCVTPSAVSHRIRQLESHIGFKLFGRSDFSLTADGAAYLANVRTGLAALQATPLGANAAQRATRLRIAVTPTFSRQFLMPRLELFRNIYPDIELVLQVSIPLLDVTAEQADLEVRYGPGGYADCEHRLLLEEQVVPACSPSYLNEFGPFTGFRTAAEIASARLIRSPLEPWGTWFASCGLDQPEPNIGSQFNDLGLVYDAAASGFGVALVRQKMGAAWFESGRLVALSEQAVPSPHRHYICWQPGTLERWECAAFADWLEQSLR; this comes from the coding sequence ATGGCCCTGCAGCACATTCCGCCGATCCAGTGCCTGCTGACCTTCGAGGCCGTGGCGCGGCTGCGCCACGCAGGCCGCGCAGCCGATGAGTTGTGCGTCACGCCCAGTGCGGTGAGCCACCGCATCCGGCAGCTCGAATCGCACATCGGCTTCAAGCTCTTCGGCCGCAGCGACTTCAGCCTCACGGCCGACGGTGCGGCCTACCTCGCGAACGTGCGCACGGGGCTTGCTGCGCTGCAGGCCACGCCGCTCGGCGCCAACGCAGCCCAACGCGCCACGCGCCTGCGCATCGCCGTCACGCCGACCTTCAGCCGCCAATTCCTCATGCCGAGGCTGGAGCTGTTCCGCAACATCTATCCAGACATCGAACTGGTGCTGCAGGTGTCGATCCCGCTGCTCGACGTCACGGCCGAGCAGGCCGACCTCGAAGTGCGCTACGGCCCCGGCGGGTACGCCGACTGCGAGCACCGGCTCCTGCTCGAGGAGCAGGTCGTGCCCGCCTGCAGCCCGAGCTACCTCAACGAGTTCGGCCCCTTCACCGGTTTTCGCACTGCGGCGGAGATTGCCAGCGCACGGCTGATCCGCAGCCCGCTCGAACCCTGGGGCACCTGGTTCGCGAGCTGCGGGCTCGACCAGCCCGAGCCGAACATCGGCTCGCAGTTCAACGACCTGGGGCTTGTGTACGACGCCGCGGCCAGCGGCTTCGGCGTGGCGCTGGTACGCCAGAAGATGGGCGCGGCATGGTTCGAATCGGGTCGGCTGGTGGCGCTGTCCGAGCAGGCCGTGCCGTCGCCGCACCGGCAC
- a CDS encoding SMP-30/gluconolactonase/LRE family protein has protein sequence MWTSLEDSLCELGESPFWHPQERALYWLDIPGRAVLRTRGDIGSPDAKVERWPLSTEPGCMAPARSGGLVIALRDGIYRAREWGGELVAMARVEHDVRTMRFNDGKCDALGRFWGGSLNEAKDRANAALYCFDARPDTDISPTLTQMANESTTANGLAFSPDARTLYWADTAAHVVCAWDWDAEANSLSHARVFHQFDAKPEGWTADVPLGYQGRPDGATIDAQGHYWVAMFEGAQLLRFAPSGEIVASVPVPVQCPTMPCFGGDDLKTLFVTSGRKGRPAAEIERLPASGTVIAMRVDTPGLPVSFFED, from the coding sequence ATGTGGACCTCCCTCGAAGACAGCCTCTGCGAACTCGGCGAGTCGCCGTTCTGGCACCCCCAGGAGCGCGCGCTCTACTGGCTCGACATTCCCGGCCGCGCCGTGCTGCGCACCCGCGGCGACATCGGCTCTCCAGATGCGAAGGTCGAGCGATGGCCCTTGTCCACCGAGCCCGGCTGCATGGCGCCCGCGCGCAGCGGCGGCCTCGTGATTGCGCTGCGCGACGGCATTTACCGCGCGCGCGAATGGGGCGGTGAACTGGTCGCGATGGCGCGCGTGGAGCACGACGTGCGCACCATGCGCTTCAACGACGGCAAGTGCGACGCGCTCGGCCGCTTCTGGGGCGGTTCGCTCAACGAAGCCAAGGACCGCGCCAACGCCGCGCTCTATTGCTTCGATGCACGCCCCGACACCGACATCTCGCCCACGCTGACGCAGATGGCCAACGAGTCCACCACCGCCAACGGCCTCGCCTTCTCGCCTGATGCCCGCACCCTCTACTGGGCCGACACCGCCGCGCACGTGGTGTGCGCGTGGGACTGGGACGCCGAGGCCAACTCGCTCTCGCACGCTCGCGTGTTCCACCAGTTCGACGCCAAGCCGGAAGGCTGGACGGCCGATGTGCCGCTGGGCTATCAAGGCCGCCCCGACGGCGCCACCATCGACGCGCAAGGCCACTACTGGGTAGCTATGTTCGAAGGCGCGCAGTTGCTGCGCTTTGCACCTTCGGGCGAAATCGTGGCCTCTGTTCCTGTGCCTGTTCAATGCCCGACCATGCCCTGCTTCGGCGGCGACGACCTGAAGACGCTGTTCGTCACCAGCGGTCGCAAGGGCCGGCCTGCCGCCGAGATCGAGCGACTCCCCGCCTCGGGCACGGTGATCGCGATGCGGGTCGACACGCCGGGCCTGCCCGTGAGCTTCTTCGAAGACTGA
- a CDS encoding ammonium transporter translates to MKKLLVSLALGLSVLAAGTAGFAQTPAAATAEAPAASASAPAAAPAAAAAPAAAADAAPAAPAAAPAPKIDSGDTAWMLTSTLLVILMTIPGLALFYGGLGRSKNMLSVLMQVFVIFSLISILWAIYGYSLAFSGDGNFFGGFDKIFMKGITQETFGALTTIPEYVFVAFQGTFAAITVALIVGAFAERAKFSAVLLFSVLWFTFSYVPIAHIVWGGGLLGKDGALDFAGGTVVHINAGVAGLVGAYMVGKRVGYGKEAFTPHSLTLTMVGASLLWVGWFGFNAGSAGAANAVAGLAFINTVLATAAAALSWILGESLHKGKASMLGAASGAVAGLVAVTPAAGFIGPMGSIVLGLLAGLICLWGVGGLKRMLGADDAFDVFGVHGVGGILGAILTGVFAAKGLGGTGGATPDTFAMGAQVWIQIKSVALTVVWSGVVAFISYKIADLTLGLRVSEEEEREGLDISSHGETAYNR, encoded by the coding sequence ATGAAAAAACTGCTTGTCTCTCTTGCGCTCGGCTTGAGCGTGTTGGCTGCCGGTACTGCCGGCTTCGCGCAAACCCCCGCTGCGGCCACGGCCGAAGCACCGGCCGCGTCGGCATCGGCCCCCGCGGCCGCGCCTGCTGCTGCAGCAGCTCCGGCCGCTGCCGCCGACGCAGCTCCCGCGGCGCCCGCTGCCGCACCCGCTCCGAAGATCGACTCCGGCGACACCGCCTGGATGCTGACTTCGACGCTTCTCGTGATCCTGATGACCATTCCCGGCCTCGCGTTGTTCTACGGTGGCCTGGGCCGCTCGAAGAACATGCTGTCGGTGCTGATGCAGGTCTTCGTGATCTTCTCGCTGATCAGCATCCTGTGGGCCATCTACGGCTACAGCCTGGCCTTCTCCGGTGACGGCAACTTCTTCGGAGGATTCGACAAGATCTTCATGAAGGGCATCACGCAGGAGACCTTCGGCGCGCTGACCACCATTCCTGAATACGTGTTCGTCGCCTTCCAGGGCACCTTCGCGGCCATCACCGTGGCGCTGATCGTCGGTGCGTTCGCAGAGCGTGCCAAGTTCTCGGCCGTGCTGCTGTTCTCGGTGCTGTGGTTCACCTTCAGCTACGTGCCAATTGCCCACATCGTGTGGGGCGGCGGCCTGCTGGGCAAGGACGGCGCACTCGACTTCGCAGGCGGCACCGTGGTGCACATCAACGCCGGTGTGGCCGGCCTGGTCGGCGCCTACATGGTCGGCAAGCGCGTCGGCTACGGCAAGGAAGCGTTCACGCCTCACTCGCTCACGCTCACCATGGTCGGCGCTTCGCTGCTGTGGGTCGGCTGGTTCGGCTTCAACGCCGGCTCGGCTGGTGCTGCCAACGCCGTCGCCGGCCTGGCCTTCATCAATACGGTGCTTGCCACCGCTGCCGCGGCCCTGTCGTGGATCCTGGGTGAAAGCCTGCACAAGGGCAAGGCCTCGATGCTGGGCGCTGCGTCCGGTGCCGTTGCTGGCCTCGTGGCTGTCACGCCTGCCGCCGGTTTCATCGGCCCGATGGGTTCGATCGTTCTCGGCCTGCTGGCCGGCCTGATCTGCCTGTGGGGTGTGGGCGGCCTGAAGCGCATGCTCGGTGCCGACGACGCGTTCGACGTGTTCGGCGTGCACGGCGTGGGCGGTATCCTGGGTGCCATCCTGACCGGCGTGTTCGCGGCCAAGGGCCTCGGCGGCACCGGCGGCGCAACGCCCGACACCTTCGCGATGGGCGCACAGGTCTGGATCCAGATCAAGAGCGTGGCGCTCACCGTCGTGTGGTCCGGCGTGGTTGCCTTCATCTCCTACAAGATCGCCGACCTGACCCTCGGCCTGCGTGTGTCGGAAGAAGAAGAGCGCGAAGGCCTCGACATCTCGTCGCACGGCGAAACGGCTTACAACCGCTGA
- the glnK gene encoding P-II family nitrogen regulator codes for MKLVTAIIKPFKLDEVREALSAIGVQGITVTEVKGFGRQKGHTELYRGAEYVVDFLPKVKIEAAVSDDLVDRVIEAVEGAARTGKIGDGKIFVYNLEQVVRIRTGETGREAL; via the coding sequence ATGAAGCTGGTCACAGCCATCATCAAACCGTTCAAGCTCGATGAGGTGCGCGAAGCACTGTCGGCCATCGGCGTGCAGGGGATTACCGTCACTGAGGTCAAGGGCTTCGGTCGCCAGAAGGGCCACACCGAGCTCTACCGCGGCGCGGAGTACGTGGTCGACTTCCTGCCCAAGGTCAAGATCGAAGCGGCCGTCTCCGACGACCTGGTCGATCGCGTGATCGAGGCCGTCGAAGGCGCGGCACGCACCGGCAAGATCGGCGACGGCAAGATTTTTGTCTACAACCTCGAACAAGTCGTGCGCATCCGCACCGGCGAAACGGGCCGCGAAGCCCTCTGA
- a CDS encoding TorF family putative porin gives MTHRTAAQALIVLAAALTASGAALAQTATTDAAAAPAAAPAPNLTGNVSITTNYKFRGQDQDMIGKSGYAKTKGFKPAIQGGLDYAFGDSGFYVGNWNSSVNWLTGNSIEMDVYGGYKFKAGPLDMDVGALSYIYPGNSAGNTTELYVAGTYANETLGSFTAKYSHTVSKDYFGYAGNKAGSGLKGTNTGYLNLSYSKEIVPKVTLKAAVGYTNMSSDIRSLGYKSYVDYNVGASYDFGNGLSLTGSVQGANKKSSYLAVANPGVDLGFGTFGQTTYSPNKARFILTLTKTL, from the coding sequence ATGACGCACCGTACCGCCGCCCAGGCGCTGATCGTTCTGGCCGCTGCATTGACCGCTTCGGGCGCAGCCCTGGCGCAGACAGCAACGACGGATGCCGCAGCAGCACCGGCAGCCGCTCCCGCCCCGAATCTCACGGGCAACGTGTCCATCACCACGAACTACAAGTTCCGTGGCCAGGACCAGGACATGATCGGCAAGAGCGGCTACGCCAAGACCAAGGGCTTCAAGCCCGCCATCCAGGGCGGCCTGGACTACGCCTTCGGCGACAGCGGCTTCTACGTGGGCAACTGGAACTCCAGCGTCAACTGGCTCACCGGTAACAGCATCGAGATGGATGTGTACGGCGGCTACAAGTTCAAGGCCGGCCCGCTGGACATGGACGTGGGCGCACTCAGCTACATCTACCCGGGCAACTCCGCGGGCAACACCACCGAGCTGTACGTTGCGGGCACCTACGCCAACGAAACCCTCGGTTCGTTCACCGCCAAGTACTCGCACACCGTGTCGAAGGACTACTTCGGCTACGCCGGCAACAAGGCCGGCTCGGGCCTGAAGGGCACCAATACCGGCTACCTGAACCTGTCGTACAGCAAGGAAATCGTGCCCAAGGTCACGCTGAAGGCAGCCGTGGGCTACACGAACATGTCCAGCGACATCCGCAGCCTGGGCTACAAGAGCTATGTCGACTACAACGTCGGCGCGAGCTATGACTTCGGCAACGGCCTGTCGCTGACCGGCTCTGTGCAGGGCGCCAACAAGAAGAGCTCGTACCTCGCGGTGGCCAACCCGGGCGTCGACCTGGGCTTCGGCACCTTCGGCCAGACGACCTACTCGCCGAACAAGGCGCGCTTCATCCTCACGCTGACGAAGACGCTGTAA
- a CDS encoding antitoxin VbhA family protein, with protein MSTKAERRFAIAQALANTRIEGHRPTTEFLSDCESVVDGRMTYIEAIQASLSRATGSPDANQARPSSVPEGS; from the coding sequence ATGAGCACGAAGGCAGAACGTCGATTTGCGATCGCTCAGGCTCTCGCGAACACTCGCATCGAGGGCCATAGGCCGACGACCGAATTTCTTTCGGATTGCGAAAGTGTGGTCGACGGACGCATGACCTATATCGAGGCCATTCAAGCGAGCTTGTCACGCGCCACGGGCTCGCCGGACGCAAATCAAGCCAGACCCTCTTCGGTGCCTGAAGGCAGTTGA
- a CDS encoding helix-turn-helix domain-containing protein has translation MAIRSTRKARGISQEELAHRSQIERSYMSSIERGMQNPGVMAIVQIAAGIGISVTELVAEAGL, from the coding sequence ATGGCTATTCGCTCTACGCGTAAGGCAAGGGGCATCTCTCAAGAGGAGCTCGCTCATCGCAGTCAAATCGAGCGGTCCTACATGAGCAGCATCGAACGAGGGATGCAAAACCCGGGCGTCATGGCGATAGTCCAGATCGCGGCAGGAATCGGAATATCCGTCACGGAGCTGGTTGCCGAGGCTGGGCTCTAA
- a CDS encoding helix-turn-helix domain-containing protein: MNADAWDAQRLEMAARLKEAREYLGLSQEEVATALNIPRPAISRIESGERKVEALELEQFSKLYTRSVQYFLSGETPDDELVGKVAFAARALKGLSDKDLEEVARFASFLRVSGAKNSKGRK, from the coding sequence ATGAATGCCGATGCTTGGGATGCCCAACGACTTGAAATGGCCGCGAGACTGAAGGAGGCGCGCGAGTACCTCGGTCTGTCTCAGGAAGAGGTGGCAACCGCCTTGAACATTCCGCGGCCGGCAATCAGTCGAATCGAGAGCGGCGAGCGCAAGGTGGAAGCCTTGGAACTCGAACAGTTTTCAAAGCTGTACACGCGATCTGTTCAGTACTTTCTCTCGGGCGAGACGCCTGACGATGAACTTGTCGGCAAGGTCGCGTTCGCAGCGCGTGCGCTCAAGGGGTTGTCGGACAAGGATCTGGAAGAGGTCGCTCGTTTTGCGAGCTTCTTGCGCGTGAGCGGTGCAAAGAATTCCAAAGGTAGGAAATGA
- a CDS encoding ImmA/IrrE family metallo-endopeptidase, which translates to MSDRTELLEAAQRAGKLTIEYGFKDRIAKDGYTRIDPFVLAEAVELTVLVRPLPKLLGAFLREDDVPGILLNSERPIGMIRLTCAHELGHYFLGHEPHLDEDIEYSKTAALTERAANEFAYHLLMPRWLIAKVMNRKRWGIKSLSDPIVVYQLSLRLGVSFTAMVWSLNAHRLLSSSDAMRLATVKPIDIKTSLVPPRTALPKEADVWLLDPEDEETILEPRADDRFLLRLPSHAAAGYMWSAREARQAGFTIKPVLLDPETTPKPEGPVVVGAPASLTYIAEPAAEVVASHRPVSWTLVERQPWNPTSEPAAQLDMRTQFDGLLEGLTPGARRRYLEEVAAR; encoded by the coding sequence ATGAGCGATCGCACCGAACTTCTCGAGGCGGCGCAGCGCGCCGGCAAGCTGACCATCGAATACGGCTTCAAAGACCGGATTGCGAAGGATGGCTATACCCGCATAGACCCTTTTGTGCTGGCCGAGGCGGTCGAGCTGACTGTACTCGTGCGCCCGCTTCCGAAGTTGTTAGGTGCCTTCCTGCGAGAAGACGATGTTCCCGGCATCCTGCTGAATTCAGAGCGACCGATCGGGATGATCCGCCTAACCTGCGCACACGAACTGGGTCACTATTTTCTCGGGCACGAACCGCATCTGGATGAGGACATCGAGTACTCCAAGACGGCTGCCCTGACTGAGCGCGCGGCCAACGAGTTCGCCTATCACCTGCTGATGCCTAGATGGCTGATTGCCAAGGTAATGAATCGCAAGCGGTGGGGCATCAAATCTCTCTCCGACCCCATCGTGGTCTATCAGCTTTCTTTGCGCCTAGGTGTGAGTTTCACTGCGATGGTGTGGTCTCTCAACGCGCACAGGCTGCTCTCCTCGAGTGACGCGATGCGATTGGCAACCGTAAAACCCATCGACATCAAGACTTCACTGGTTCCGCCGAGAACTGCGTTGCCAAAGGAAGCGGATGTCTGGCTGCTCGATCCCGAGGACGAGGAAACGATCCTGGAGCCGCGTGCCGACGATCGGTTCTTGTTGCGCCTACCCAGTCATGCGGCAGCCGGATACATGTGGTCCGCTCGAGAGGCAAGGCAGGCGGGCTTCACGATCAAGCCTGTGCTGCTTGATCCTGAGACCACGCCGAAACCAGAGGGCCCGGTCGTAGTTGGCGCTCCCGCCAGCCTGACATACATTGCCGAGCCGGCCGCAGAGGTTGTGGCGAGCCACCGGCCAGTCTCGTGGACGTTGGTCGAACGTCAGCCTTGGAATCCGACGTCAGAACCTGCAGCACAGCTGGACATGCGCACGCAGTTCGACGGCCTGCTGGAAGGGTTGACTCCCGGCGCACGTCGTCGGTATTTGGAAGAGGTTGCCGCTCGATGA
- a CDS encoding C1 family peptidase encodes MAFTASDLNRAVSGAGDMLSPEFLYSSAGTLTPGWTPGMGLYAWAAMDAIHAIGQPFEVDYPYKASDPATAATPTAPAGKPMFTSDLAGHSSSMQSIVDRLNDGHPVGLVIRVTDTLYTPVGGVVDASGGIVQGFYHAVLATGWGESKATGRHLRIRNSWGPMWGELGYAWLPEKFVDLHVLEAFGSK; translated from the coding sequence ATGGCCTTCACCGCGTCCGACCTCAATCGCGCCGTGTCGGGCGCTGGGGACATGCTGAGCCCCGAGTTCCTGTACTCGAGCGCCGGCACGTTGACGCCTGGGTGGACGCCAGGAATGGGTCTTTATGCGTGGGCAGCCATGGACGCGATACACGCGATAGGCCAGCCGTTTGAGGTGGACTACCCATACAAGGCGTCGGACCCGGCAACGGCTGCCACCCCAACAGCGCCAGCTGGCAAACCCATGTTCACCAGTGACCTCGCAGGCCACAGCAGCTCAATGCAGAGCATCGTGGACCGATTGAACGACGGCCACCCTGTGGGCTTGGTCATCCGGGTTACCGACACGCTTTACACGCCAGTTGGTGGCGTTGTGGACGCTTCGGGCGGCATCGTGCAGGGCTTTTATCACGCAGTGCTCGCTACGGGTTGGGGTGAATCGAAGGCGACAGGGCGTCACCTGCGCATCCGCAACAGCTGGGGTCCCATGTGGGGGGAACTCGGCTATGCCTGGCTGCCAGAGAAGTTTGTCGACTTGCACGTGCTTGAAGCTTTTGGGAGCAAGTGA
- a CDS encoding uracil-DNA glycosylase, protein MTPTSFVQAMSAIQLPNVFNPYADICTVHDRKDAAAVRRRGLRTLLASAQSLGVDTIWMGRDLGYRGGRRTGLALTDEMRLVQFPQIYPGTEAAKSTMGPAVVERTATEIWAVLAQLDLPPLLWNVFPFHPHEPDQPFTNRKFTAAELKVADSLNKQLIAWLGIRRIIAIGQDAAHYAEKFGVEVQCVRHPSYGGVTDFREGIRKLYGLRAPEVRQAAAQVSLI, encoded by the coding sequence ATGACGCCAACAAGCTTCGTGCAGGCGATGTCGGCCATCCAGCTTCCGAACGTCTTCAATCCCTATGCAGACATCTGCACAGTCCATGATCGCAAGGACGCGGCGGCCGTTCGCCGGCGAGGCCTTCGAACGCTACTGGCTTCGGCCCAGTCGCTTGGCGTCGACACCATCTGGATGGGCCGCGATCTAGGTTATCGCGGTGGTCGCCGCACGGGTCTGGCGCTGACCGACGAGATGCGTCTCGTGCAGTTCCCGCAGATCTATCCAGGCACGGAAGCGGCAAAATCCACGATGGGGCCGGCCGTCGTCGAACGGACTGCGACTGAGATCTGGGCCGTGTTGGCACAGCTGGATCTGCCGCCCTTGCTCTGGAATGTGTTCCCGTTTCACCCGCATGAGCCCGATCAGCCATTCACTAACCGAAAGTTCACGGCCGCTGAGCTGAAGGTTGCCGACTCGCTCAACAAGCAACTGATCGCCTGGCTTGGCATACGCCGGATCATCGCCATCGGCCAAGATGCTGCCCACTATGCAGAGAAGTTCGGCGTGGAGGTCCAGTGCGTCCGTCACCCCAGCTATGGCGGAGTCACCGATTTCCGCGAGGGCATTCGCAAGCTCTATGGCTTGCGCGCTCCTGAGGTGCGTCAGGCTGCCGCGCAGGTATCGCTCATCTGA
- a CDS encoding nucleoside triphosphate pyrophosphohydrolase family protein codes for MAPLSIKPVPLSLVEYTAKALETDRFGQEQDGLTQLGFGLFGEVGGLLAALKKASRDKLQNSKAFVAGEEIGDALWYLVVLAHHGKVAPDQLGEAAMSNLREKLGEGPHRRNGGMTFEELDSLAELHYASHHEKREMLLREVAFAAGTFTQAPEADYVTWTADRVATTLGRLLGQLTMVARSFGLDLASIARDNLDKIKARWPGDQQPAPYVPLFDDTGFSKYEQLPRGDFKIDFIPRVVRGRDLVVQQWNGVNIGDPLTDNSNVPDWYRYHDVFHLAYMAHLGWSPVLRALLKLKRKSRPDIDENQDGARAIIIEEGIATWIFNHAKERGDDFADVEAGKLDFNLLKQVQTMVRGYEVHTCPPWQWELAILDGFKMFRALKAASQGAVIVNIEQHSIKFEGLSAPKEST; via the coding sequence ATGGCACCCTTGAGCATCAAACCTGTGCCCCTGTCGCTCGTTGAGTACACGGCCAAGGCTCTCGAAACCGATCGCTTCGGCCAGGAACAGGATGGGCTGACTCAGCTGGGCTTCGGGCTCTTCGGCGAGGTCGGCGGTTTGCTGGCAGCCTTGAAAAAGGCCAGTCGAGACAAGTTGCAGAACTCGAAGGCGTTTGTCGCTGGAGAGGAGATCGGCGATGCGCTCTGGTATCTCGTGGTCTTGGCGCACCACGGCAAGGTTGCGCCGGATCAACTCGGTGAAGCTGCCATGAGCAACCTTCGGGAAAAGCTTGGTGAAGGGCCGCACCGCCGCAACGGCGGAATGACGTTCGAAGAACTCGACAGCCTAGCTGAGCTGCACTACGCGTCGCACCATGAGAAACGAGAGATGCTGCTGCGTGAAGTCGCCTTCGCTGCGGGAACCTTCACCCAAGCGCCGGAGGCAGACTACGTCACGTGGACGGCGGACAGGGTCGCTACGACATTGGGCCGTCTGCTGGGCCAACTCACGATGGTGGCTAGGTCGTTCGGACTGGACCTGGCCTCGATCGCGCGCGACAACCTCGACAAGATCAAGGCGCGCTGGCCCGGCGATCAACAGCCCGCACCCTATGTCCCGCTCTTCGATGACACGGGCTTTTCAAAGTACGAGCAACTTCCTCGCGGCGACTTCAAGATCGATTTCATTCCCCGGGTTGTGAGGGGCCGGGATCTGGTCGTCCAGCAATGGAATGGCGTCAACATCGGCGATCCCCTGACCGACAACAGCAACGTTCCCGACTGGTATCGCTATCACGATGTATTTCACTTGGCCTACATGGCGCACCTGGGTTGGTCCCCGGTGCTGCGCGCGTTGCTCAAGCTAAAGCGCAAGTCTCGTCCCGACATCGACGAAAACCAAGACGGTGCCCGAGCGATCATCATCGAGGAGGGCATCGCGACGTGGATCTTCAACCACGCCAAAGAGCGCGGCGACGACTTTGCGGATGTGGAGGCCGGCAAGCTAGACTTCAACCTGCTCAAGCAGGTGCAGACCATGGTCCGCGGCTACGAAGTTCACACATGCCCACCTTGGCAGTGGGAGCTTGCGATCTTGGATGGCTTCAAGATGTTCCGCGCGCTGAAGGCGGCAAGCCAAGGAGCAGTGATCGTGAATATCGAGCAACACAGCATCAAATTCGAGGGTCTGTCGGCCCCAAAGGAAAGCACATGA
- a CDS encoding DUF4031 domain-containing protein, protein MAVYVDNEKIPWRGKLWCHLVADSLDELHQFAARLGLKRGWFQDMASYPHYDVTMSVRERALAFGALPARKRQMIASATLLRDQLRSIQTAQIALFPDTSLAGGS, encoded by the coding sequence ATGGCTGTCTACGTCGACAACGAGAAAATTCCATGGCGCGGCAAGCTCTGGTGCCACTTGGTGGCCGATTCGCTGGATGAACTTCATCAGTTTGCTGCCAGGCTCGGGCTCAAGCGCGGCTGGTTTCAGGACATGGCCTCGTACCCTCATTACGACGTGACGATGTCCGTCCGCGAGCGCGCGCTTGCCTTCGGCGCGCTTCCGGCCAGGAAGCGGCAGATGATTGCCAGTGCCACGCTGCTGCGCGACCAGCTGCGTTCAATCCAGACGGCCCAAATTGCACTCTTTCCCGACACCTCACTCGCAGGAGGCTCCTGA
- a CDS encoding helix-turn-helix domain-containing protein, with product MRNRVTVAEAAFIGARLRKARLRAQTSVKELGALTGVHHSQVSRCELGDFKIVSPNVQKLCEYFKIEHPRLPRFAVRTEGLRARFDVLLTQIPASASAFERLFDVLEESQARKPKTRKA from the coding sequence ATGCGCAATCGGGTAACAGTCGCTGAAGCTGCATTCATCGGCGCACGACTGCGCAAGGCCAGACTGCGCGCTCAAACCAGTGTCAAAGAGCTAGGAGCCCTCACGGGAGTGCATCATTCGCAGGTCAGTCGATGCGAACTTGGCGACTTCAAGATCGTATCTCCAAATGTGCAAAAGCTGTGCGAATACTTCAAGATTGAGCACCCTCGGTTACCAAGATTTGCGGTGCGTACGGAAGGACTGCGCGCTAGGTTCGACGTTCTCCTGACGCAGATACCGGCCAGCGCCTCCGCCTTCGAGCGACTCTTCGATGTTCTTGAGGAATCCCAGGCACGCAAACCCAAAACCAGAAAGGCTTGA